In Marisediminicola antarctica, one DNA window encodes the following:
- a CDS encoding DUF3817 domain-containing protein, whose protein sequence is MPLSPKTSDLPRIRGALKFYRVIAYATGALLLLLVFEVVFKYTPLQLEMELGGPNGFFALVPVDTVTAFNLSTAILIAHGWLYVVYLFADFRLWSIMRWPFSRFLAIAAGGVVPFLSFIVEHFITRRTRIEITELEERAGRVEANN, encoded by the coding sequence ATGCCTCTCTCGCCCAAAACATCCGATCTGCCACGGATTCGCGGGGCACTGAAGTTCTACCGCGTCATCGCGTACGCCACCGGCGCCCTGCTGCTGCTGCTCGTGTTCGAGGTGGTGTTCAAGTACACGCCCCTCCAGCTCGAAATGGAACTGGGCGGACCGAACGGGTTCTTCGCGCTTGTCCCCGTCGACACGGTGACCGCGTTCAACCTGAGCACGGCGATCCTCATCGCGCACGGCTGGCTCTACGTCGTGTATCTCTTCGCCGACTTCCGGCTGTGGAGCATCATGCGCTGGCCGTTCTCCCGCTTCCTCGCGATCGCCGCAGGCGGTGTCGTGCCGTTCCTGTCGTTCATCGTCGAGCACTTCATCACCCGTCGCACCCGCATCGAAATCACCGAACTCGAAGAACGCGCCGGGCGCGTGGAGGCAAACAATTGA
- the guaA gene encoding glutamine-hydrolyzing GMP synthase yields MSETQQRPVLVVDFGAQYAQLIARRVREASVYSEIVPHTITAAEVAAKNPVGIVLSGGPSSVYEENSPTLDAGILTLGIPVLGICYGFQVMAQQLGGEVSNTGLREYGATAVTLTGDDSSLLGGQPAAQTTWMSHGDSVSKAPAGFDVLASSASTPVAAFASDERKLYGVQWHPEVGHSEFGQNVLENFLHTAAGIPADWNSGSVIAEQVARIRAQVGTARVICGLSGGVDSAVAAAIVHEAVGDQLVCIFVDHGLLRQDERRQVEEDYVASTGVRLVTVDAVEQFMDALAGVSDPEQKRKIIGREFIRSFEGAAAALALEAAAGGEEIKFLVQGTLYPDVVESGGGTGTANIKSHHNVGGLPEDLKFKLVEPLRALFKDEVRAIGRELGLPEVIVGRQPFPGPGLGIRIVGEVTLERLELLRKADAIARAELTAAGLDGEIWQCPVVLLADVRSVGVQGDGRTYGHPIVLRPVSSEDAMTADWTRLPYDVLARISNRITNEVAGVNRVVLDVTSKPPGTIEWE; encoded by the coding sequence TTGAGCGAGACCCAGCAGCGACCCGTCCTCGTGGTCGACTTCGGCGCCCAGTACGCGCAGCTCATCGCGCGGCGTGTGCGCGAGGCGAGCGTCTACAGCGAGATCGTGCCGCACACGATCACCGCTGCTGAGGTCGCGGCGAAGAACCCGGTCGGCATCGTGCTCAGCGGGGGACCGTCGAGCGTGTACGAGGAGAATTCCCCGACGCTGGATGCCGGAATCCTCACCCTCGGGATCCCGGTGCTCGGAATCTGCTACGGCTTCCAGGTCATGGCGCAGCAGCTCGGCGGTGAGGTCAGCAACACCGGCCTGCGCGAATACGGCGCGACCGCGGTGACCCTCACCGGCGACGACAGCAGCCTGCTCGGCGGCCAGCCCGCCGCGCAAACTACCTGGATGAGCCACGGCGACTCGGTGTCGAAGGCGCCGGCCGGCTTCGACGTGCTCGCCTCCAGTGCATCCACCCCCGTCGCGGCCTTCGCCAGCGACGAGCGCAAGCTCTACGGCGTGCAGTGGCACCCCGAGGTGGGGCACTCCGAGTTCGGCCAGAATGTGCTCGAGAACTTCCTGCACACCGCCGCGGGCATCCCGGCCGACTGGAACAGCGGCAGCGTCATCGCCGAGCAGGTCGCCCGCATCCGCGCGCAGGTGGGCACCGCCCGGGTCATCTGCGGCCTGTCGGGCGGGGTCGACTCCGCCGTCGCCGCCGCGATCGTGCACGAGGCCGTCGGCGACCAGCTCGTCTGCATCTTCGTCGACCACGGGCTGCTCCGGCAGGATGAGCGCCGCCAGGTCGAGGAGGACTACGTCGCCTCCACCGGTGTTCGCCTCGTGACGGTGGATGCCGTCGAACAGTTCATGGACGCACTCGCGGGGGTCAGCGACCCCGAGCAGAAGCGCAAGATCATCGGCCGCGAATTCATCCGCAGCTTCGAGGGCGCGGCCGCGGCGCTCGCGCTCGAGGCCGCGGCTGGCGGCGAAGAGATCAAGTTCCTCGTTCAGGGCACCCTCTACCCCGACGTCGTCGAGAGCGGCGGCGGCACCGGCACCGCCAACATCAAGAGCCACCACAACGTCGGTGGACTGCCGGAGGACCTCAAGTTCAAGCTTGTCGAGCCGCTGCGCGCCCTGTTCAAGGATGAGGTACGGGCGATCGGCCGCGAGCTCGGTCTGCCCGAGGTCATCGTCGGCCGCCAGCCGTTCCCCGGCCCCGGCCTCGGCATCCGCATCGTCGGCGAGGTCACCCTCGAGCGCCTCGAGCTGCTGCGCAAGGCTGACGCGATCGCCCGCGCTGAGCTCACTGCGGCCGGCCTCGACGGAGAGATCTGGCAGTGCCCCGTCGTGCTCCTCGCCGACGTGCGCTCGGTCGGGGTGCAGGGCGATGGCCGCACCTACGGGCATCCGATCGTGCTGCGCCCGGTGTCGTCGGAAGACGCCATGACGGCGGACTGGACCCGCCTGCCCTACGACGTGCTCGCGCGCATCTCGAACCGGATCACGAACGAGGTGGCCGGGGTGAACCGCGTGGTGCTCGACGTCACGTCGAAGCCGCCGGGCACGATCGAATGGGAGTAG
- a CDS encoding SGNH/GDSL hydrolase family protein — protein sequence MTQSQRYRIRFLSRLGAVSLLSLGLVVAASVAPATASPGATPNGSAGGSYVAIGDSFTSGQGAAPWLAGPCFQSVSSSYPAITAGSSSYREALNFACFGANTTATIAQLASIDGRTKLKASLVTITVGGIDAGSNQVLQACAPDPASALCAFAVGTATANLPSVGPDLVSTYSAVAAAFPKARIVVLNYPRLFDPSFPSAIGPIANGATDALNSVIAGAVAATGNPRVSLTDVTDEFAGHGIGSTQSYISFDPINPFDPAGFHPNALGNTAGYSAALRTDGAVRGR from the coding sequence ATGACCCAATCTCAGCGATACCGAATCCGCTTCCTGTCGCGCCTCGGCGCCGTCTCGCTCCTCTCCCTCGGCCTGGTCGTGGCCGCATCCGTCGCACCCGCCACAGCCTCCCCGGGAGCGACCCCCAACGGTTCCGCCGGCGGCTCGTACGTGGCGATCGGCGACTCGTTTACCTCCGGCCAGGGAGCGGCGCCGTGGCTGGCGGGGCCCTGCTTCCAGAGCGTGTCCTCGAGCTACCCGGCGATCACCGCGGGGTCGAGCAGCTATCGCGAGGCCCTGAACTTCGCCTGCTTCGGCGCGAACACGACCGCCACGATTGCGCAGCTCGCGTCCATCGACGGCCGCACCAAGCTGAAGGCGTCACTCGTGACCATCACGGTGGGCGGCATCGACGCCGGCTCCAACCAGGTACTCCAGGCCTGCGCGCCCGATCCGGCATCGGCCCTGTGCGCGTTCGCGGTCGGCACGGCGACCGCGAACCTGCCGAGCGTCGGCCCGGACCTCGTCTCCACCTATAGCGCCGTCGCTGCCGCGTTCCCGAAGGCGCGCATCGTCGTCCTCAACTACCCAAGGCTGTTCGACCCGAGCTTCCCGAGCGCGATCGGCCCCATCGCGAATGGGGCCACCGACGCTCTGAACTCGGTCATCGCCGGGGCTGTCGCCGCAACGGGTAACCCGCGGGTGTCGCTCACTGACGTCACGGACGAGTTCGCCGGGCACGGCATCGGCTCGACCCAGTCGTACATCAGCTTCGACCCGATCAACCCGTTCGACCCGGCTGGCTTCCACCCGAATGCGCTCGGTAACACCGCCGGGTACTCCGCGGCGTTGCGCACCGATGGCGCCGTTCGCGGGCGCTGA